A single window of Aspergillus puulaauensis MK2 DNA, chromosome 5, nearly complete sequence DNA harbors:
- a CDS encoding uncharacterized protein (COG:S;~EggNog:ENOG410PNCB;~InterPro:IPR009097) has product MTLSTSDAPETAINPFDQLVLDCQNSPDKIQARYETHRTNRNAQFREKLLHEEFPGWNIDKILSRLVEQSKAPTEDVFADHRHNLNLYARPPKHIKELIAKIQHEIRDIAPTIWFSPPESLHITTLEIASSRTQEEIEALAARLLQDGTALKLVNYPSEPHHRARLVKPILSYDASAMALSFLPAAGEPIATGGTTEEKQHDDAYTYHNLRRDLAAQVLQSGIGLAARYVVPSAHVTIARFVSQDGFLRDGGGIDKDRVAALVERIERVNVMLRERYWPGENEAQDMPVKGEWVVGQGQGLEFNKGTSWYGGGEKVLIGREIE; this is encoded by the exons ATGACACTCTCTACTTCTGACGCCCCAGAGACAGCAATAAATCCGTTTGATCAATTGGTTCTCGACTGTCAGAATAGCCCG GATAAAATCCAAGCCCGGTACGAAACCCATCGGACAAACAGAAACGCCCAATTCAGGGAGAAACTCCTCCATGAGGAATTCCCGGGCTGGAATATCGACAAAATTCTGAGCAGACTAGTCGAACAGTCCAAAGCGCCAACTGAAGATGTATTTGCCGACCACCGGCACAATCTCAATCTCTACGCTCGCCCGCCAAAACATATCAAGGAACTAATCGCTAAGATCCAACATGAGATCCGCGATATTGCACCTA CGATCTGGTTCTCACCACCCGAATCTCTACACATCACAACACTAGAGATTGCCAGTTCACGTACCcaagaagaaatcgaagctCTAGCTGCACGGCTCTTACAAGATGGGACCGCGTTAAAGCTCGTCAACTATCCATCTGAACCACACCATCGTGCACGCCTTGTCAAACCGATTCTTAGCTATGATGCCTCCGCAATGGCGCTGAGTTTCTTGCCTGCCGCGGGCGAGCCTATAGCAACAGGCGGCACTACTGAGGAAAAACAGCACGATGATGCATACACCTACCACAATCTACGCCGAGATCTGGCGGCTCAGGTTCTTCAGTCTGGGATTGGCTTAGCGGCGAGGTATGTTGTGCCTTCTGCGCATGTTACGATTGCGAGGTTTGTCAGTCAAGATGGATTTTTGCGGGACGGGGGAGGGATAGACAAGGATAGGGTGGCTGCATTGGTTGAGAGGATAGAGAGGGTTAATGTGATGTTGAGGGAGAGATATTGGCCGGGAGAAAATGAAGCTCAAGATATGCCAGTGAAGGGGGAGTGGGTTGTTGGGCAGGGGCAAGGGCTGGAGTTTAATAAGGGAACGTCGTGGTATGGGGGCGGGGAGAAAGTGCTTATTGGGAGAGAAATTGAATGA
- the GAL7 gene encoding UDP-glucose:hexose-1-phosphate uridylyltransferase (COG:C;~EggNog:ENOG410PFUG;~InterPro:IPR001937,IPR019779,IPR005849,IPR005850, IPR036265;~PFAM:PF01087,PF02744;~go_function: GO:0008108 - UDP-glucose:hexose-1-phosphate uridylyltransferase activity [Evidence IEA];~go_function: GO:0008270 - zinc ion binding [Evidence IEA];~go_process: GO:0006012 - galactose metabolic process [Evidence IEA];~go_process: GO:0033499 - galactose catabolic process via UDP-galactose [Evidence IEA]): MVESVLDDISHRRYNPLTGAYVLVSPHRTKRPWQGAQETPSKTTLPDYDATCYLCPGNQRAQGDHNPKYDKTFVFVNDYSAVKEEQAAYQPESGDDVESFFLRADPVTGKCYVLTFSAAHNLTLADLTPAEIVPVISAWTDIYIAHLSPNSPLAAAASKITISPDSPAASLTKPKEQYRYMQIFENKGAAMGCSNPHPHGQIWTTSSLPEEPAAEVQQLQKYRREHSGRHMLADYAALESKKQERVVFENDTFLVVCPWWAVWPFETMIVSKTHKRALVDLNGNEKAQLAEAIAEVTRRYDNLFETHFPYSMGIHQAPLEGTEEEIEASYLHLHFYPPLLRSATVRKFLVGYELMAEPQRDITPEQAAARLRGCGGELYRKKLDL, translated from the exons ATGGTTGAAAGTGTCCTTGACGACATCTCCCACCGGAGATATAACCCCCTCACTGGAGCATATGTGCTTGTCTCCCCCCACCGCACCAAGCGTCCCTGGCA AGGCGCCCAGGAAACTCCCTCCAAGACAACACTCCCCGACTACGACGCTACCTGCTACCTATGCCCAGGTAACCAGCGCGCACAGGGAGATCACAATCCCAAATACGACAAGACCTTTGTCTTCGTAAATGATTACAGCGCAGTCAAAGAGGAACAGGCGGCTTACCAGCCAGAATCCGGAGACG ATGTTGAATCATTCTTCCTCCGCGCCGACCCAGTCACTGGGAAATGCTACGTGCTcaccttctccgccgcccaCAATCTGACCCTAGCCGATCTCACCCCCGCCGAGATCGTCCCTGTCATAAGCGCCTGGACAGACATTTATATCGCACACCTGTCGCCCAACTCCCCGCTCGCGGCGGCTGCATCTAAAAtcaccatctcccccgaCTCCCCCGCTGCAAGCCTcaccaagcccaaggagCAATATCGCTACATGCAGATCTTCGAAAACAAAGGCGCGGCCATGGGCTGCTCAAACCCGCACCCGCACGGCCAGATCTGGACAACAAGCTCTCTCCCCGAAGAACCAGCCGCGGAagtccagcagctgcaaaAGTACCGCCGCGAGCACAGCGGAAGACACATGCTAGCCGACTACGCCGCGCTCGAGAGCAAGAAACAGGAGCGCGTGGTCTTTGAAAACGATACGTTCCTGGTCGTCTGCCCCTGGTGGGCCGTGTGGCCATTTGAGACCATGATCGTTAGCAAGACGCACAAGCGTGCCCTTGTTGACCTCAATGGGAACGAGAAGGCACAGCTCGCTGAGGCGATTGCCGAGGTGACCAGGCGATACGATAACCTTTTTGAAACGCATTTCCCTTATAGTATGGGCATTCATCAGGCACCGCTGGAGGGGACGGAGGAAGAGATTGAGGCGTCGTATCTGCATTTGCATTTCTATCCGCCGTTGTTGCGGAGTGCGACAGTGAGGAAGTTCCTTGTTGG GTATGAGTTGATGGCTGAGCCTCAGCGTGACATCACACCGGAACAGGCTGCCGCAAGGTTACGGGGTTGTGGGGGCGAGTTGTATCGGAAGAAGTTGGATCTCTAA
- a CDS encoding putative tubulin-specific chaperone Rbl2 (COG:S;~EggNog:ENOG410PSB5;~InterPro:IPR036126,IPR004226;~PFAM:PF02970;~go_function: GO:0048487 - beta-tubulin binding [Evidence IEA];~go_process: GO:0007021 - tubulin complex assembly [Evidence IEA];~go_process: GO:0007023 - post-chaperonin tubulin folding pathway [Evidence IEA]) produces the protein MAPRSQLEITTASVQRLVKEEGSYRRELEQQKERIQKLEAQDPSADENRDYMLNQERLALAETERVFPSLKQKIEEAIAKLDSLLVEEGKKGAESNVEHINAAKEAIASARVAEREIA, from the exons ATGGCCCCACGCTCACAGCTTGAAATTACCACGGCCTCAGTGCAGCGCCTGGTTAAGGAAGAGGGGTCGTACCGCCGtgagctggagcagcagaaagagagaatccAAAAGTTGGAAGCGCAGGACCCCAGCGCGGACGAGAACCGAGATTACATGCTGAATCAAGAG CGTCTTGCACTGGCGGAGACAGAGAGAGTCTTTCCAAGCCTTAAGCAGAAGATCGAAGAAGCCATTGCCAAGCTCGACAGTCTACTG GtcgaggaaggaaagaaaggcGCCGAAAGCAATGTCGAGCACATCAATGCCGCTAAAGAAGCCATCGCGAGTGCCAGAGTTGCTGAGCGAGAGATCGCGTGA
- a CDS encoding F-box protein (COG:S;~EggNog:ENOG410PQDY;~InterPro:IPR001810,IPR036047;~PFAM:PF12937;~go_function: GO:0005515 - protein binding [Evidence IEA]) yields the protein MAFNSTPDLHLYSLPNEVFVQILTPFTTRELLHLATVSQRFHALVLRLLHYRLLLTASLTEYKLILECFHPTSKLTEPHVFCKYIGTPGLSDKYEGEGSLYENIDTAKQLGRLGSVYSIFRPVESEEEGSADVARGEHLDIEDSLDDALTVRRPVTIEGFEDFSQLCVVVNVVKVFPGTTALLSAVNVEDGVVRLFRNWLKTQANSPQDSRYRDDDSRNQGSDILWVDQSKNVGLKFRVREDTKLDSNFPVLVHRDEESFSSYEICIDELHIRTTRLLLTVEQSVREQQSYPPVSLMFVGQPSS from the exons ATGGCTTTCAATTCGACGCCAGACCTGCATCTATATTCCCTGCCGAATGAG GTATTCGTGCAAATTCTCACGCCCTTTACCACTCGcgagctcctccatctggcGACTGTCTCTCAACGCTTCCATGCCCTCGTCTTACGTCTCCTACACTACCGACTCCTTCTTACGGCGTCGTTAACAGAGTATAAACTGATATTGGAATGCTTTCATCCGACGTCTAAACTGACCGAACCCCACGTCTTCTGTAAATACATCGGCACGCCTGGCTTAAGTGACAAGTATGAGGGAGAGGGTTCGCTCTACGAGAACATCGACACGGCAAAACAGCTTGGGAGACTGGGCTCAGTATACTCGATATTTAGACCTGTAGAatcagaagaggagggcTCAGCTGATGTGGCACGGGGCGAACACCTGG ATATCGAGGACTCCCTTGACGATGCACTCACAGTACGGAGACCTGTTACCATAGAGGGATTTGAAGATTTTTCCCAACTCTGCGTTGTGGTGAACGTGGTGAAGGTTTTCCCAGGAACGACTGCCCTCTTAAGCGCCGTGAACGTTGAGGATGGTGTGGTGAGGCTGTTCCGAAATTGGCTCAAGACCCAAGCAAATTCTCCACAAGATTCTCGATATCGCGATGACGACTCGAGAAACCAAGGCTCTGACATTCTGTGGGTTGACCAAAGCAAAAACGTCGGCCTGAAATTTCGGGTTCGAGAAGATACCAAACTAGATTCCAACTTCCCCGTACTTGTCCACCGTGATGAAGAATCGTTTTCTAGCTATGAGATATGCATCGATG AACTCCATATTCGCACTACACGGCTTCTCTTGACTGTAGAACAGTCGGTTCGAGAACAACAGAGCTACCCTCCTGTTTCGTTAATGTTTGTCGGCCAACCATCTAGTTAA
- a CDS encoding flotillin domain protein (COG:U,Z;~EggNog:ENOG410PKAY;~InterPro:IPR001107,IPR027705,IPR036013;~PFAM:PF01145) codes for MRYAIAEPSEYLVLTGAGIPDIEICKKAWVMPWQRCARISVMPFDFSLSLQAMTIEKLQFSLPAVFTIGPDDQMISLKKYALLLSGTAERQQNKAAPDANLSTPATRNHVQDIVKGIIEGETRVIVSSMTMEEIFKERQVFKSKVIANVQNELAQFGLKIYNANVKELQDTKGSEYFAFLSRKAHEGALNQAKIDVAEARMRGEIGEAEKHGRTKQEISKIDADTAVLETKRKAEKAKADSELMNRQTELDSQVQLGKITAQRQTEARDAELLKQVETKRAETELERLRAKQVTKSKVERESAQQATDAQYYSSTKAAEAKLYEDKMEADAKFYRSSRDADAAFNSKKREAEGVLEMAKAYGALIDVLGGPQAFLQWKMIETGMYEKLAVANGNAVRGLQPKITTWNTGGDGANGSGDSLGPIRNIMQGLPPLLSTIHDQTGIKPPQWFAQMPDDAQEGKPNTAANKLN; via the exons ATGAG ATACGCTATCGCTGAACCGAGCGAGTACCTAGTGCTCACTGGAGCCGGAATTCCAGATATCGAGATCTGCAAAAAGGCCTGGGTGATGCCATGGCAGCGG TGCGCAAGGATCTCCGTTATGCCGTTTGACTTCTCCCTCAGTCTCCAGGCTATGACCATCGAAAAGCTGCAGTTCTCCCTTCCTGCAGTCTTTACTATCGGCCCAGATGACCAGATGATATCCCTCAAGAAATACGCCCTTCTACTTTCTGGGACTGCCGAACGTCAACAAAACAAGGCGGCACCTGATGCTAATCTGAGTACTCCCGCAACCAGAAACCATGTCCAGGATATCGTGAAGGGTATCATTGAGGGTGAAACTCGCGTGATTGTTTCGAGCATGACCATGGAGGAGATCTTCAAGGAGCGTCAGGTGTTCAAGTCGAAAG TCATTGCCAACGTTCAAAATGAACTGGCCCAATTCGGTCTGAAAAT TTACAACGCCAACGTCAAGGAGCTTCAGGACACAAAGGGCAGCGAGTACTTTGCGTTCTTGAGCCGAAAGGCTCATGAGGGAGCTCTGAACCAAGCCAAGATCGATGTCGCAGAGGCCCGGATGAGAGGTGAGATTGGTGAAGCCGAAAAGCACGGCCGGACAAAACAAGAAATCTCCAAAATCGATGCGGACACTGCCGTTCTGGAGACAAAGCGCAAGGCTGAAAAGGCAAAGGCCGACTCAGAGCTCATGAACCGCCAGACAGAGCTTGATTCCCAGGTCCAACTCGGCAAGATCACCGCTCAGCGTCAGACAGAAGCGAGGGATGCAGAATTGCTGAAACAGGTTGAGACCAAGCGGGCTGAGACAGAACTCGAACGTCTTAGGGCTAAACAAGTCACAAAGAGTAAGGTGGAACGAGAGTCTGCTCAGCAAGCGACGGACGCCCAGTACTATTCCAGCACCAAGGCTGCAGAGGCAAAGCTGTATGAGGATAAGATGGAGGCGGATGCGAAAT TTTACCGTTCTAGcagagatgcagatgccgcCTTCAATTCGAAGAAGcgtgaagctgaaggagtACTGGAAATGGCCAAAGCTTACGGCGCCCTCATTGATGTTCTTGGCGGTCCTCAAGCCTTCCTTCAGTGGAAGATGATTGAGACCGGCATGTACGAGAAACTGGCTGTAGCGAATGGTAACGCTGTTCGAGGCCTTCAACCCAAGATCACCACATGGAACACTGGCGGTG ACGGTGCGAATGGTTCTGGGGATTCATTGGGCCCCATTCGCAATATCATGCAGGGTCTTCCTCCTTTGCTCAGCACAATCCACGACCAAACTGGAATCAAACCCCCCCAATGGTTTGCTCAGATGCCGGATGACGCTCAGGAAGGAAAACCAAACACCGCTGCCAACAAGTTGAATTAA
- a CDS encoding uncharacterized protein (COG:S;~EggNog:ENOG410PXCR;~InterPro:IPR004332;~PFAM:PF03108), translated as MTEMYSGLHVGQRFPSLEDFKGLVRSISVRQHWELRVTRSNKKSVVIGCRSSNNCFFRVVCRANRNATYISSLQDSHSCRRNATSTTKTPARSEASHVRFLLSEIPKLFDMRNKIKAQDIVDAVKRYHGYDISTRQAQRALIRLQQRDSQQQSDAANSSSGEDRPESQPPPGEGQNEGSAYGGIPGQRWMPEPVQPNLVDNIPPQQTEDLRNPTLPTTSLQGPPIQPHPPQLQNPQRIRPTVQTQQPQQQTLPPPTPPLQAAPAPQHEHTSITHPLHPPPTSHPPSYPLQAPSQPAPRHTGLAKSPTQPQQAGHPSAPQLVLTNFKIEFSCTSCGALNQSFFPNQGNVTGGHYMGPRPVPEQANMPPGPGPSGPTATARGIAEATHEQLSDAHIYDRARRTSTRGAPSPWAPTGGPLDVPLAPPHSHSPT; from the coding sequence ATGACGGAGATGTATTCGGGCCTGCATGTGGGCCAGCGGTTTCCCTCGCTCGAGGACTTCAAGGGACTGGTACGGAGTATATCAGTGAGACAGCATTGGGAGCTTCGCGTGACGCGGAGCAACAAGAAAAGCGTGGTGATAGGCTGCCGGTCTTCCAACAATTGCTTCTTTCGCGTGGTCTGTCGCGCAAATAGGAATGCGACCTATATCAGCAGTCTTCAAGACAGTCACAGCTGTCGGCGGAATGCAACTTCAACCACGAAAACCCCGGCTCGTTCGGAAGCCTCGCATGTGCGGTTCCTTCTTAGCGAGATACCCAAACTTTTCGACATGAGGAACAAAATAAAAGCGCAGGATATTGTCGATGCAGTTAAACGGTATCATGGATATGACATATCGACAAGACAGGCCCAGCGCGCACTTAtcaggctgcagcagcgggATTCGCAACAGCAAAGCGATGCAGCAAACTCGTCCAGTGGGGAAGACCGACCAGAGAGCCAGCCACCACCTGGAGAAGGGCAAAACGAGGGTTCAGCTTATGGCGGAATTCCGGGCCAGAGATGGATGCCCGAACCGGTCCAGCCGAATCTTGTTGATAATATCCCACCGCAGCAAACCGAAGATCTACGAAACCCGACCCTTCCGACCACAAGTCTGCAGGGACCGCCAATACAGCCACACCCTCCGCAACTACAAAACCCCCAGCGAATACGACCTACTGTTcaaacacaacaaccgcaacaacaaaCGTTACCTCCTCCTACGCCCCCTCTAcaagcagcaccagctccaCAGCATGAGCACACTTCCATTACCCATCCCCTCCACCCTCCACCTACTTCTCATCCACCCTCTTATCCTCTGCAGGCCCCTAGCCAGCCAGCACCACGACATACAGGCTTAGCTAAATCTCCAACCCAACCTCAGCAAGCTGGCCACCCTTCTGCACCTCAACTAGTCCTTACAAACTTCAAGATCGAATTCTCCTGTACATCTTGTGGGGCACTCAACCAGAGTTTCTTCCCAAACCAAGGCAACGTTACCGGCGGACACTACATGGGACCTCGCCCTGTGCCCGAGCAGGCCAATATGCCTCCTGGACCAGGTCCCTCGGGGCCTACTGCCACCGCTCGGGGTATTGCTGAGGCCACCCATGAACAGTTGAGCGACGCCCACATATATGACCGAGCCCGAAGGACCAGCACACGTGGAGCTCCATCCCCTTGGGCACCAACAGGTGGCCCTTTGGATGTTCCACTAGCACCTCCGCATTCGCATAGTCCTACATGA
- the RPL44 gene encoding 60S ribosomal protein eL42 (BUSCO:EOG09265JX6;~COG:J;~EggNog:ENOG410PPND;~InterPro:IPR000552,IPR011332;~PFAM:PF00935;~go_component: GO:0005840 - ribosome [Evidence IEA];~go_function: GO:0003735 - structural constituent of ribosome [Evidence IEA];~go_process: GO:0006412 - translation [Evidence IEA]) has translation MVNVPKTRKTYCKGKECHKHTQHKVTQYKAGKASLFAQGKRRYDRKQSGYGGQTKPVFHKKAKTTKKVVLRLECTQCKTKKQLALKRCKHFELGGDKKTKGAALVF, from the exons ATG GTCAACGTTCCCAAGACCCGCAAGACGTACTGCAAGGGCAAGGAGTGCCACAAGCACACCCAGCACAAGGTCACCCAGTACAAGGCCGGAAAG GCCTCTCTGTTCGCTCAGGGTAAGCGCCGTTACGACCGAAAGCAGAGCGGTTACGGTGGTCAGACCAAGCCCGTCTTCcacaagaaggccaagaccACCAAGAAGGTCGTCCTTCGTCTCGAGTGCACTCAGTGCAAGACCAAGAAGCAGCTCGCTCTGAAGCGTTGCAAGCACTTCGAGCTTGG TGGTgacaagaagaccaagggtGCTGCTCTTGTCTTCTAA
- a CDS encoding uncharacterized protein (COG:S;~EggNog:ENOG410PIZ9;~InterPro:IPR008501;~PFAM:PF05615;~go_component: GO:0000445 - THO complex part of transcription export complex [Evidence IEA];~go_process: GO:0006397 - mRNA processing [Evidence IEA]) — translation MTSYGLLDQADEDALHKSRLLNVEEKPFKRISKRLLNPESIVISNATLPPTPPPDGTDEEAAAAAETDKQKRLDEWRQFREDASLDFAAFEGSIARIQFLLTSNEKERERYVAEKERILSTMQAVRENTTELRVQLDEAQRILILRKSYDEQTEKITSNRLLKPREDQQANLQKLQAEIAELENESKDYAKTWAERREQFGRIVEEGMQLRRLIRDEKEEVERREGMQEDQDGDDGEVSKGKISGSNTPRPDHESVTPSQSQDEAGRSPLAVPENKPTPGAATPLRQVTTAEEDANMVDEGEVTADEGERLDDLEEGEELPDGRNGDKMDTT, via the exons ATGACGTCCTACGGGCTCCTGGATCAGGCGGACGAAG ATGCGCTCCACAAGTCGCGCCTACTGAATGTCGAAGAAAAGCCGTTCAAAAGGATTTCCAAGCGCCTCCTGAACCCCGAATCGATCGTTATTTCAAATGCGACGCTCCCTCCCACGCCCCCACCCGATGGGACCGACGAAGAGGCTGCCGCGGCTGCGGAAACGGATAAGCAAAAAAGATTGGATGAATGGCGCCAGTTTCGCGAAGATGCGTCTTTGGATTTTGCCGCCTTTGAGGGAAGCATCGCTCGGATACAGTTCTTACTCACAAGCAATGAGAAGGAACGCGAGCGATATGTAGCCGAGAAAGAGCGGATTCTTTCCACGATGCAGGCCGTTCGCGAGAACACTACGGAACTACGCGTCCAACTGGACGAAGCCCAACGGATTCTGATACTGCGGAAAAGCTACGATGAACAAACAGAAAAAATCACCAGTAATCGCCTTTTGAAGCCGCGGGAAGATCAACAAGCAAATTTACAGAAGCTGCAAGCGGAGATTGCCGAATTGGAAAATGAGAGCAAGGATTACGCGAAAACATGGGCAGAGAGGCGAGAACAGTTCGGTCGCATTGTGGAAGAGGGAATGCAACTTCGACGACTGATCCGCGACGAAAAGGAGGAAGTAGAGCGTCGAGAGGGTATGCAGGAAGACCaggatggagacgatggcgaaGTCTCAAAGGGGAAGATAAGCGGTTCCAACACACCTAGACCAGACCATGAAAGCGTGACTCCTTCCCAGAGTCAAGACGAAGCGGGTCGCTCGCCTCTCGCAGTGCCCGAAAACAAACCAACTCCAGGGGCTGCAACGCCTCTACGCCAAGTCACTAccgctgaagaagatgcgAACATGGTAGATGAGGGCGAAGTGACAGCCGACGAGGGAGAACGACTTGACGATTTagaggaaggcgaggaatTGCCAGATGGCCGTAACGGTGACAAAATGGACACTACATAG
- a CDS encoding uncharacterized protein (COG:K;~EggNog:ENOG410PQMJ;~InterPro:IPR010684;~PFAM:PF06881;~go_component: GO:0005634 - nucleus [Evidence IEA];~go_component: GO:0070449 - elongin complex [Evidence IEA];~go_process: GO:0006368 - transcription elongation from RNA polymerase II promoter [Evidence IEA]): MPAPTLRQLCTATAIRNVKYLNDIGNVPYTLARPFLLKIESPEKLRSLELQSPHIMKDDVELWMEFIKRDIPKWDEYQLPDQPDCWYDVYCELREEVQRAVDEDAEKLKIALDGISSERAKHSTQFVTDRRTVRLPRDRPTAKQRYASYDRKMGGIAPVFSSKTGGGASSDPMGSPVWSFERPSVPRSQTPKRNNIFAAPKRNSALAVPTKQLSNRATQVRQAPRSLIEEHRRPAEPAVARKPTLRAPGRSGLQDTSSTRGQSSPALSSSLQERESRLRAITTGHASASSQSRTPLQASSPGRSTSARPLSGSQPTSSKPQPRMSSSTSFEGHEQPKYGANTDSDEPKMSPTRAPIRKRPAPNLFIQPKKKKVN, translated from the exons ATGCCAGCCCCAACCTTACGCCAGCTCTGCACAGCGACTGCGATCCGGAACGTGAAAT ATCTCAACGATATCGGCAATGTTCCCTACACGCTTGCCCGCCCTTTCCTTTTGAAGATCGAGAGCCCGGAGAAACTG AGGTCCCTCGAATTGCAATCTCCACATATCATGAAAGATGATGTTGAACTATGGATGGAATTTATAAAGCGAGATATACCCAAATGGGACGAGTATCAGTTACCAGATCAGCCGGACTGCTGGTACGACGTATACTGCGAGCTACGAGAGGAAGTCCAAAGggctgttgatgaggatgcggaaAAGCTCAAGATAGCTCTCGATGGCATAAGTTCAGAGCGAGCCAAACATAGCACCCAATTTGTCACCGATCGACGAACTGTTCGCCTTCCACGAGATCGACCGACAGCAAAGCAACGGTATGCCTCTTACGACCGAAAAATGGGCGGTATCGCTCCCGTCTTCTCGTCCAAAACCGGAGGAGGTGCCTCTTCTGATCCTATGGGGTCTCCTGTTTGGTCCTTTGAACGACCATCAGTCCCTCGTTCGCAGACCCCGAAGAGAAATAATATCTTTGCAGCACCAAAGAGGAACAGTGCATTGGCTGTCCCTACTAAGCAGCTCAGCAACAGGGCGACTCAGGTAAGGCAGGCTCCCCGTTCTTTGATAGAGGAACATCGTCGACCTGCTGAGCCAGCCGTTGCCCGGAAACCAACGCTACGTGCACCCGGGCGCTCGGGCCTGCAGGATACTTCAAGCACGCGGGGCCAAAGCAGCCCTGCGCTGAGCTCTTCCTTGCAAGAAAGAGAGTCCAGACTACGTGCAATAACCACAGGTCATGCCTCGGCTTCTTCCCAGTCTCGCACTCCACTGCAAGCGTCATCCCCGGGAAGATCTACATCGGCCAGACCTTTGTCCGGCTCTCAGCCTACTTCGTCGAAACCCCAGCCCCGAATGTCGTCTAGTACAAGTTTTGAAGGCCATGAACAACCCAAATATGGTGCAAATACTGATTCTGACGAGCCGAAAATGTCACCAACTCGTGCGCCAATTCGAAAAAGGCCTGCTCCTAACCTTTTCATACaaccgaagaagaagaaggtgaacTAA